A genome region from Streptomyces antimycoticus includes the following:
- a CDS encoding hemolysin family protein yields MSTTLSLLLLSAALVLILANGFFVAAEFGLVTVERPDAERAADEGDKRARTVVEALRELSFQLSGTQLGITITSLIVGMLAEPALGHLLTTPLEAVGLPHGAVSGVAVVLGMLLASAVQMVIGELVPKNWAVSRPLQVARFVAGPQYAFARFFRPVIALLNTMANRLVRALGVEPTEELASARTPGELVSLARHSARAGAIEQDTADLFVRTLSLGELTTQHVMTPRVRVSALHSSATAVDVLNLTRATGLSRFPVYRHRLDEVIGMVHLKDALAVPAGDRLRTSVSRIAQPPLLVPETLPVQPLLERLRSEQPIAVVVDEYGGTAGVVTLEDIVEELVGEVRDEHDDEASETPDLVQALTEDGRTAWDADGGCRVDTLRRIGLDAPDGPYETVAGLVADLLARIPVPGDTAELPGWKLAVRQVGHHRAELVRIVRTKPGTPLKVTAGAVAGEGTGR; encoded by the coding sequence ATGAGCACCACCCTGTCCCTCCTGCTGCTCTCCGCGGCACTTGTCCTGATCCTCGCCAACGGCTTCTTCGTGGCCGCCGAGTTCGGCCTGGTCACTGTCGAGCGGCCGGACGCCGAGCGAGCCGCCGACGAGGGCGACAAGCGCGCCCGTACCGTCGTCGAGGCGCTGCGCGAGCTGTCCTTCCAGCTCTCCGGCACCCAGCTCGGCATCACCATCACCTCGCTGATCGTCGGCATGCTCGCCGAGCCCGCGCTCGGCCATCTGCTGACCACTCCGCTGGAGGCGGTCGGACTGCCGCACGGCGCCGTCTCCGGTGTCGCCGTCGTCCTCGGCATGCTGCTGGCCTCCGCGGTCCAGATGGTCATCGGTGAGCTGGTGCCCAAGAACTGGGCGGTCTCCCGGCCGCTGCAGGTCGCCCGCTTCGTCGCGGGCCCGCAGTACGCCTTCGCCCGCTTCTTCCGGCCCGTGATCGCCCTGCTCAACACCATGGCCAACCGGCTGGTGCGGGCGCTGGGCGTCGAGCCCACCGAGGAGCTGGCCTCCGCCCGCACCCCCGGTGAGCTGGTCTCGCTGGCCCGCCACTCGGCGCGGGCCGGTGCGATCGAGCAGGACACGGCGGATCTGTTCGTCCGCACCCTGTCCTTGGGCGAGCTGACCACCCAGCATGTGATGACCCCGCGGGTGCGGGTCAGCGCGCTGCACTCCTCGGCGACCGCCGTGGATGTGCTCAACCTCACCCGGGCCACCGGGCTGTCCCGCTTCCCCGTCTACCGCCACCGGCTGGACGAGGTCATCGGGATGGTGCACCTCAAGGACGCCCTCGCGGTCCCCGCCGGGGACCGGCTGCGGACCTCCGTCAGCCGGATCGCCCAGCCCCCGCTGCTGGTCCCCGAGACGCTGCCGGTCCAGCCGCTGCTGGAGCGGCTGCGAAGCGAACAGCCGATAGCCGTGGTCGTCGACGAATACGGCGGCACAGCCGGGGTGGTCACCCTGGAGGACATCGTCGAGGAGCTGGTCGGCGAGGTGCGCGACGAGCACGACGACGAGGCGTCGGAGACCCCGGACCTGGTGCAGGCCCTCACCGAGGACGGCCGCACCGCCTGGGACGCCGACGGCGGCTGCCGCGTCGACACCCTGCGCCGGATCGGCCTCGACGCGCCCGACGGGCCGTACGAGACCGTGGCGGGGCTGGTGGCCGATCTGCTGGCGCGGATCCCCGTCCCCGGTGACACCGCCGAGCTGCCCGGCTGGAAGCTGGCGGTCCGGCAGGTCGGCCACCACCGGGCGGAGCTGGTGCGCATCGTCCGTACGAAGCCGGGTACGCCGCTCAAGGTGACGGCCGGCGCCGTGGCCGGGGAGGGGACCGGACGATGA
- a CDS encoding hemolysin family protein codes for MSVVQLLFAALLVLANGFFVGAEFALVSVRRSQIEPRAAEGSGRARTVLTGLENLPQMMAAAQFGITICSLTLGAVAEPTVAQLLEPVFHTVHLPEQLVHPLGYAIALAVVVCLHLLIGEMVPKNLAMAAPAKTALWLGPGLVGFARLCRPVTALLGACARLVLRLFRVEPKDEVEAVFTSEQLTHLVEDSRQAGLLDPGEHERLADALELGSRPITDVLLDPAGLVTVDPSVTPREIEELTVRTGYSRFPVRGPGGAFMGYLHVKDVLELEFPERAVPQRVWHPIETLRAELPLDDALTAMRRAASHLAAVADGSGTVLGLVALEDVLEKLVGEVHDPAHRGGARDRVAEPRGEAAASLSKEERAMVG; via the coding sequence ATGAGTGTCGTACAGCTTCTCTTCGCCGCCCTGCTGGTCCTGGCCAACGGCTTCTTCGTGGGCGCCGAGTTCGCCCTGGTCTCGGTGCGCCGCAGCCAGATCGAACCGCGCGCGGCCGAGGGCTCCGGGCGCGCCCGTACGGTCCTGACCGGCCTGGAGAACCTGCCGCAGATGATGGCCGCCGCGCAGTTCGGCATCACCATCTGCTCGCTGACGCTCGGCGCGGTCGCCGAGCCGACCGTCGCCCAGCTGCTGGAGCCGGTCTTCCACACCGTCCATCTGCCCGAGCAGCTGGTGCACCCCCTCGGCTACGCCATCGCGCTCGCCGTGGTCGTCTGCCTCCATCTGCTCATCGGCGAGATGGTGCCGAAGAACCTGGCCATGGCGGCACCGGCCAAGACCGCGCTGTGGCTCGGCCCCGGGCTGGTCGGCTTCGCACGGCTGTGCCGGCCGGTCACCGCGCTGCTGGGGGCGTGCGCCCGGCTGGTACTGCGGCTGTTCCGGGTGGAGCCCAAGGACGAGGTCGAGGCCGTCTTCACCAGTGAGCAGCTGACCCATCTGGTCGAGGACTCCCGGCAGGCCGGGCTGCTCGACCCCGGTGAGCACGAGCGGCTCGCGGACGCCCTGGAGCTGGGCAGCCGCCCGATCACCGACGTCCTCCTGGACCCGGCCGGTCTGGTCACCGTCGACCCTTCGGTCACCCCCCGGGAGATCGAGGAGCTGACCGTGCGCACCGGCTACTCGCGCTTTCCGGTGCGCGGCCCCGGCGGCGCCTTCATGGGCTATCTGCATGTGAAGGACGTCCTGGAGCTGGAGTTCCCGGAGCGGGCGGTGCCGCAGCGGGTCTGGCATCCGATCGAGACGCTCCGGGCGGAGCTGCCGCTGGACGACGCCCTGACCGCGATGCGCCGGGCTGCCTCCCATCTGGCGGCGGTCGCCGATGGCTCCGGCACGGTGCTGGGGCTGGTGGCCCTGGAGGACGTCCTGGAGAAGCTGGTGGGCGAGGTCCATGACCCCGCGCACCGCGGTGGGGCCCGGGACCGGGTGGCCGAGCCCAGGGGCGAGGCGGCGGCCTCCCTCTCCAAGGAGGAGCGGGCGATGGTCGGCTGA
- a CDS encoding AAA family ATPase: MDFGTQGSHAPADLAWLRAVDAYTMGAYAQAEEEFRAATRHDPGMADAWLGLHALRADTAAALLRMYRHRDRFGEQRARHRRTLNSWYWLGWWVQPVLETSRDLLLAHASHWLDGRHVPELDRALAGCPPVEADPQARFLHACRAYLVKDWEQLVRHTEPLLDDPFLGIEAGLFAGMARVRLEMYSQAEPLLAAALMRCRSEQPQRKELRYWLARAHEGTGRSAAALPLYRAVHRIDSTFMDTSARLAAIAESDGLDEPADLAAVSLAGAGGQDATDGRDTTTDPADTLPADGRDPRAAAEGPEGPPLMGPAVVGAGGTRARAGLPSQPGPSDPVLLESALQELERMVGLEPVKRQVRALSAQLHMARLRAGQGLPVQPPKRHFVFSGPSGTGKTTVARILGRVFYALGLLGGDHLVEAGRADLVGEYLGQTAVKANELIDSALGGVLFVDEAYSLSNSGYSKGDAYGDEALQVLLKRAEDNRDRLVVILAGYPEGMDRLLAANPGLGSRFTTRVDFPSYRPLELTRIGEVLAAENGDVWDEEAVEELRSISGHVVDQSWIDELGNGRFLRTLYEKSCAYRDLRLSGWSGTPTRDDLATLRLPDLMQAYGEVLSGRGPMYRDPQDPPLG; the protein is encoded by the coding sequence ATGGATTTCGGCACGCAAGGTTCGCACGCCCCGGCCGACCTCGCCTGGCTGCGGGCCGTCGACGCCTACACGATGGGCGCGTACGCGCAGGCCGAGGAGGAGTTCCGGGCCGCCACGCGGCACGATCCCGGAATGGCCGACGCCTGGCTCGGACTGCACGCGCTGCGGGCCGACACCGCGGCCGCGCTGCTGCGGATGTACCGGCACCGCGACCGCTTCGGCGAGCAGCGCGCCCGCCACCGCCGCACCCTCAACTCCTGGTACTGGCTGGGCTGGTGGGTCCAGCCGGTGCTGGAGACCAGCCGGGACCTGCTGCTGGCCCACGCCTCGCACTGGCTCGACGGCCGCCATGTGCCCGAGCTGGACCGGGCGCTGGCCGGCTGCCCGCCGGTGGAGGCCGATCCGCAGGCCCGCTTTCTGCACGCCTGCCGCGCCTATCTGGTCAAGGACTGGGAGCAGCTGGTGCGCCACACCGAGCCGCTGCTGGACGATCCGTTCCTCGGTATCGAGGCGGGTCTGTTCGCCGGGATGGCGCGGGTCCGGCTGGAGATGTACAGCCAGGCCGAACCGCTGCTCGCCGCCGCCTTAATGCGCTGTCGCAGCGAACAGCCCCAGCGCAAGGAGCTGCGCTACTGGCTCGCCCGCGCACATGAGGGCACCGGGCGCAGCGCCGCCGCGCTCCCCCTCTACCGCGCCGTGCACCGCATCGACTCCACCTTCATGGACACCTCGGCGCGGCTCGCGGCGATAGCCGAGTCCGACGGGCTGGACGAGCCCGCGGATCTGGCCGCCGTCTCACTGGCCGGGGCCGGTGGCCAGGACGCCACGGACGGCCGGGACACCACCACCGACCCCGCCGATACGCTGCCCGCCGACGGCCGCGATCCGCGGGCCGCGGCCGAGGGGCCCGAGGGCCCGCCGCTGATGGGCCCGGCCGTGGTGGGCGCGGGCGGCACCCGCGCGCGGGCCGGTCTGCCGTCCCAGCCCGGCCCCTCGGATCCGGTGCTGCTGGAGAGCGCGCTGCAGGAGCTGGAGCGCATGGTCGGCCTGGAGCCGGTCAAGCGGCAGGTGCGGGCGCTGTCGGCGCAGCTCCACATGGCGCGGCTGCGTGCCGGGCAGGGCCTGCCGGTCCAGCCGCCCAAGCGGCACTTCGTCTTCTCCGGCCCCTCGGGCACCGGCAAGACCACCGTGGCCCGCATCCTCGGCCGGGTCTTCTACGCCCTCGGGCTGCTCGGCGGCGACCATCTGGTGGAGGCCGGGCGCGCCGATCTGGTCGGCGAGTACCTGGGCCAGACGGCGGTGAAGGCCAATGAGCTGATCGACTCGGCGCTCGGCGGAGTGCTCTTCGTCGACGAGGCGTACTCCCTGTCCAACTCGGGCTACAGCAAGGGCGACGCATACGGCGACGAGGCGCTTCAGGTGCTGCTCAAGCGCGCCGAGGACAACCGCGACCGGCTCGTGGTGATCCTCGCCGGCTACCCCGAGGGCATGGACCGGCTGCTGGCCGCCAACCCCGGCCTCGGCTCCCGCTTCACCACCCGCGTCGACTTCCCCAGCTACCGCCCACTGGAGCTCACCCGCATCGGTGAGGTGCTGGCGGCGGAGAACGGGGATGTGTGGGACGAGGAGGCCGTGGAGGAGCTGCGCAGCATCAGCGGCCATGTGGTGGACCAGAGCTGGATCGACGAGCTGGGGAACGGGCGGTTCCTTCGCACGCTGTACGAGAAGAGCTGTGCCTACCGGGATTTGCGGCTCTCCGGGTGGAGTGGCACTCCGACGCGCGATGACCTCGCCACGTTGCGGCTGCCGGATCTGATGCAGGCGTACGGGGAGGTCCTGTCCGGTCGCGGTCCCATGTACCGCGACCCCCAGGACCCGCCCCTGGGGTAG
- a CDS encoding uridine kinase family protein, with protein sequence MRTYPPVGGLDALARRLRALPPSCGPVRLVAVDGHAGSGKTTFAGRLAEALGGAPVLHTDDFATHEELFGWAGRLRSEVLAPLARGTAARYAPYDWVERRFATTRRRLDPAPVVLLEGVGSGRRAVRPRLARLLWMDLPERDSWRRGQLRDGPELSAFWDGWLPAERAHFAADPSRPYAGTLVLQRKEGYEVLPGPAANDGNAPWPHTA encoded by the coding sequence ATGCGAACATACCCACCGGTTGGCGGCCTGGACGCGCTGGCGCGGCGCCTGCGTGCGCTGCCGCCGTCCTGCGGGCCGGTCCGGCTGGTCGCGGTCGACGGTCACGCCGGCTCCGGGAAGACCACCTTCGCCGGGCGGCTCGCCGAGGCGCTCGGCGGTGCCCCCGTCCTGCACACGGACGACTTCGCCACCCATGAGGAACTCTTCGGCTGGGCCGGGCGGCTGCGGAGCGAGGTCCTCGCCCCGCTGGCCCGGGGCACGGCCGCGCGCTACGCCCCGTACGACTGGGTGGAGCGCCGCTTCGCCACCACCCGGCGGCGGCTGGATCCCGCGCCGGTCGTGCTGCTGGAGGGCGTGGGCAGCGGCCGCCGGGCGGTGCGCCCGCGGCTGGCACGGCTGTTGTGGATGGATCTGCCGGAGCGGGACTCCTGGCGGCGCGGACAGCTGCGGGACGGCCCGGAGCTGTCCGCATTCTGGGACGGATGGCTGCCCGCCGAGCGTGCGCATTTCGCCGCCGACCCCTCCCGCCCGTACGCCGGAACGCTGGTTCTGCAGCGAAAGGAGGGGTATGAGGTGCTACCGGGACCTGCGGCGAACGACGGAAACGCCCCCTGGCCTCACACAGCGTGA
- a CDS encoding peptidase C39 family protein produces MTRSGSTPRRSVLAAALGVAGAAAVTTTAAAAGTARPAAAATPSSGTPGAAAAPAGSKAARVAEYHGWSGQADWLAGAAKGVRAEAGARPGIVISRPLGSVDYTDPHTGTKAAWEYATWTSPVRTLSVPATEAIVSWNARTPDGTWIQIELKGTYSDGSATPWYVMGRWASDDGASSIRRTSVDDQSDDKSSVWTDTFSIDDPASGLRLAKYQVRLTLYRKPGSKLTPTVWRVGAMGSDVPDRFEVPASTPSLPKGRELGVPRYSQEIHKGQYPEYDNGGEAWCSPTSSQMIIEYWGRKPSAADLSWVNPDYADPQVCHAARATFDYQYNGCGNWPFNAAYAATYRDLQGVVTRLGSLADAEKLIDAGIPVITSQSFLKTELDGAGYGTSGHLMTVIGFTADGDVIANDPASPSNDAVRHIYKRRQWENIWLRTKRYDANGKVVSGTGGVCYLYFPAKPSSAQRRVLGELGIR; encoded by the coding sequence ATGACCAGATCTGGATCCACGCCTCGCCGCTCCGTGCTCGCCGCCGCCCTCGGCGTCGCGGGCGCCGCCGCCGTCACCACGACAGCCGCGGCCGCCGGGACGGCCCGTCCGGCCGCCGCCGCGACACCGAGCTCGGGGACCCCCGGGGCCGCCGCGGCCCCGGCGGGCTCGAAGGCCGCCCGGGTCGCGGAGTACCACGGCTGGAGCGGCCAAGCCGACTGGCTGGCCGGTGCCGCCAAGGGCGTCCGCGCCGAGGCCGGCGCCCGCCCCGGCATCGTGATCTCCCGCCCGCTGGGCAGCGTGGACTACACCGATCCGCACACCGGCACCAAGGCCGCCTGGGAGTACGCCACCTGGACCTCCCCGGTGCGCACGCTCTCCGTGCCCGCGACCGAGGCCATCGTCTCCTGGAACGCCCGCACCCCCGACGGTACCTGGATCCAGATCGAGCTCAAGGGCACCTACAGCGACGGTTCCGCGACCCCCTGGTATGTGATGGGCCGCTGGGCCTCCGACGACGGCGCCTCCTCCATCCGGCGCACCTCGGTGGACGACCAGAGCGACGACAAGAGCTCGGTGTGGACCGACACCTTCTCCATCGACGACCCGGCGAGCGGGCTGCGGCTGGCGAAGTACCAGGTGCGGCTCACCCTCTACCGCAAGCCCGGCTCCAAGCTCACCCCCACGGTGTGGCGGGTCGGCGCGATGGGCTCGGACGTCCCCGACCGATTCGAGGTGCCCGCCTCCACGCCGAGCCTGCCCAAGGGACGCGAACTGGGCGTACCGCGCTACTCGCAGGAGATCCACAAGGGCCAGTACCCGGAGTACGACAACGGCGGCGAGGCATGGTGCAGCCCCACCTCCTCGCAGATGATCATCGAGTACTGGGGCCGTAAGCCCTCCGCCGCGGACCTGTCCTGGGTCAACCCGGACTACGCCGATCCGCAGGTCTGCCACGCCGCCCGGGCCACCTTCGACTACCAGTACAACGGCTGCGGCAACTGGCCGTTCAACGCCGCCTACGCCGCCACCTACCGCGATCTGCAGGGCGTGGTCACCCGGCTCGGCTCGCTGGCCGACGCCGAGAAGCTGATCGACGCCGGCATTCCGGTGATCACCTCGCAGTCCTTCCTCAAGACCGAGCTGGACGGCGCGGGATACGGCACCTCGGGCCATCTGATGACCGTCATCGGCTTCACGGCGGACGGCGACGTCATCGCCAACGACCCGGCCTCGCCCAGCAACGACGCGGTCCGCCACATCTACAAGCGGCGCCAGTGGGAAAATATCTGGCTGCGGACCAAGCGGTACGACGCGAACGGCAAGGTGGTCTCGGGCACCGGAGGCGTCTGCTACCTCTACTTCCCGGCCAAGCCCAGCTCCGCCCAGCGCCGGGTGCTGGGCGAACTCGGCATCCGCTGA
- the rfbB gene encoding dTDP-glucose 4,6-dehydratase has translation MRIFVTGGAGFIGSQFVRALLAEEPAVSGGASVTVFDKLTYAGNLANLAPVAGHPGYRFVQGDICDAEAVDRAMAGHDAVVHFAAETHVDRSIVRSGPFVTTNVLGTHVLLDAARKHRVRRFLNVSTDEVYGSITDGSWTEDCPPAPNSPYAASKAGSDLLALSYHRTHGLDVVVTRCSNNYGWYHFPEKMIPLFITHLMDGRKVPLYGDGSHVRDWLHVSDHCRGIALALDRGRAGEVYHIGGGAEVSNKELTSMLLEATGQGWDMVEHVADRKGHDLRYSLDISKIRKELGYEPRISFADGLAATVRWYGDNRAWWEPLKRKAALMR, from the coding sequence ATGAGGATATTCGTCACCGGGGGCGCCGGCTTCATCGGTTCCCAGTTCGTACGGGCCCTGCTCGCGGAGGAGCCGGCGGTCTCCGGGGGCGCCTCGGTGACCGTGTTCGACAAGCTCACCTACGCGGGGAACCTCGCCAATCTCGCCCCCGTGGCCGGCCACCCCGGCTATCGCTTCGTCCAGGGCGACATCTGCGACGCCGAGGCCGTCGACCGGGCCATGGCCGGTCATGACGCGGTGGTGCACTTCGCCGCCGAGACCCATGTGGATCGTTCCATCGTGCGCTCGGGTCCGTTCGTCACCACCAATGTGCTGGGCACCCACGTCCTCCTGGACGCGGCGCGCAAGCACCGGGTGCGCCGGTTCCTGAACGTGTCCACGGACGAGGTGTACGGCTCCATCACCGATGGATCATGGACCGAGGACTGCCCGCCGGCCCCCAACTCGCCCTACGCCGCCTCCAAGGCCGGTTCGGATCTGCTGGCCCTGTCCTACCACCGCACCCACGGCCTGGATGTGGTGGTCACCCGCTGCTCCAACAACTACGGCTGGTACCACTTCCCGGAGAAGATGATCCCGCTGTTCATCACCCACTTGATGGACGGCAGGAAGGTCCCGCTGTACGGGGACGGCTCCCATGTCCGGGACTGGTTGCATGTGTCCGACCACTGCCGCGGCATCGCGCTGGCGCTGGACCGGGGCCGGGCGGGCGAGGTCTACCACATAGGCGGCGGCGCCGAGGTGTCCAACAAGGAGCTCACCAGCATGCTTCTCGAGGCCACCGGTCAGGGCTGGGACATGGTCGAGCACGTCGCGGACCGCAAGGGCCACGACCTGCGCTACTCCCTGGACATCAGCAAGATCCGCAAGGAGCTGGGGTACGAGCCGCGGATCTCGTTCGCGGACGGTCTGGCCGCGACGGTGCGGTGGTACGGGGACAACCGCGCCTGGTGGGAACCGCTGAAGAGGAAGGCCGCCCTGATGCGGTGA
- a CDS encoding helix-turn-helix domain-containing protein, which produces MRAEHSQQPEFGQRVRRRREELGFSQRRLAGDIVTASYISLLESGQRSPTLDLVLHLSEVLQMPLEELTGRDRSSAASTEPGGLDLVIARSAARGAAELGDHARAAELLAAAYTTAVERGTTALQLDLGLALQEELRSAGRQPDRLALLERLADQEWAKTDPHLRVVLFTELATAQRDTGRLADARKSAYTALGDIGPAKLTGAFEHVRLLGILISVLCELNDLGQVELLLKEMLSLAEGHRPPVRGRAHWVSSIAYSQLGMATAARHHLDLARAQLTTPDTPVRDWLRFMRSAGNVLLDDGDPGAALPWLQAAEQVGPMVNAPDETTRIVALRARYELAVGAAAQVVEVYPRLSEGSAPLTGPDLVRANLIQAEALADLGRTEEAQALLRRTAALCDELTAYELAVRVWKRIDTLRS; this is translated from the coding sequence ATGAGAGCCGAACACAGTCAGCAGCCAGAGTTCGGTCAGCGTGTCCGGCGGCGACGCGAGGAGTTGGGCTTCTCCCAACGCCGACTCGCTGGCGACATCGTGACCGCCAGCTATATCTCCCTCCTGGAGTCCGGTCAGCGCTCCCCCACACTCGACCTCGTGCTCCACCTCTCCGAGGTGCTCCAGATGCCGCTGGAGGAGCTGACCGGCCGTGACAGGTCTTCCGCCGCCTCCACCGAGCCCGGCGGCCTCGACCTGGTCATCGCGCGCTCCGCCGCCCGCGGCGCCGCCGAGCTGGGCGACCACGCCCGCGCGGCCGAGTTGCTCGCGGCCGCCTACACCACCGCGGTCGAGCGCGGCACGACCGCCCTCCAGCTCGACCTCGGCCTGGCGCTGCAGGAGGAGCTGCGGTCGGCCGGGCGGCAGCCCGACCGGCTGGCGCTGCTGGAGCGCCTCGCCGATCAGGAGTGGGCCAAGACCGATCCGCATCTGCGCGTCGTCCTGTTCACCGAGCTGGCCACCGCACAGCGCGACACCGGGCGCCTGGCGGACGCGCGCAAGTCGGCCTATACGGCCCTGGGCGACATCGGCCCGGCCAAGCTCACCGGCGCGTTCGAGCATGTCCGGCTGCTCGGCATCCTGATCTCGGTGCTCTGCGAGCTCAACGACCTCGGCCAGGTCGAGCTGCTGCTCAAGGAGATGCTCTCGCTCGCCGAGGGCCACCGGCCGCCCGTGCGCGGCCGGGCCCACTGGGTCTCCAGCATCGCCTACTCCCAGCTCGGCATGGCCACCGCCGCCCGCCACCATCTGGACCTGGCCCGCGCCCAGCTCACCACGCCCGACACTCCGGTGCGCGACTGGCTGCGATTCATGCGGTCGGCCGGCAATGTCCTGCTGGACGACGGCGACCCCGGCGCGGCGCTGCCGTGGCTGCAGGCCGCCGAGCAGGTCGGCCCCATGGTCAACGCCCCCGACGAGACCACCCGGATCGTCGCGCTGCGCGCCCGTTACGAACTGGCCGTGGGCGCCGCCGCCCAGGTCGTCGAGGTCTACCCCCGGCTCAGCGAGGGCTCCGCGCCGCTGACCGGCCCCGACCTGGTCCGCGCCAACCTCATCCAGGCCGAGGCGCTGGCCGACTTGGGCCGTACCGAGGAGGCCCAGGCGTTGCTGCGCCGGACCGCGGCCCTCTGCGACGAACTGACCGCCTATGAACTGGCCGTCCGCGTCTGGAAGCGCATCGACACGCTTCGCTCATGA
- a CDS encoding radical SAM protein encodes MIDTLLGNDLVINEDSCNLSCTYCLTGQSNLKQSHHAQLIFGPPTRDRYAEGSLLGRRLPLIAGRIDDTFRAPMLKVTGGEIFLVAGIMDYLREQAAQHEVLIVQTNGVLVREEHLEELRGWKNVVLQVSLDSHLFSGNSHRVQTESLHGKVLRRIETILDSGLPVEIYGVLNDRSAPEAPAFARWLADRERPPTFFPFPVRGPDSERFAMRPDQIVHIEELVERYDELAAVLPPRPYFDRLLSFLREGERTFRCHLPRLVISTFSDGMVTPCPNIWFSNMGNLLEDDHAESLRRVGETGLYTALLAERPRLNACKGCFTPWDTLSMYFEDEITLDELCQAPTYAPPVIRELIAERKRLYKEGRDGVSCGG; translated from the coding sequence GTGATCGACACACTCCTCGGAAACGACCTGGTCATCAATGAGGACTCGTGCAATCTCAGCTGCACGTACTGCCTCACCGGCCAGAGCAACCTCAAGCAGTCGCACCACGCACAGCTGATATTCGGGCCGCCCACCCGGGACCGCTACGCCGAGGGCAGCCTCCTCGGGCGCCGCCTCCCGCTCATCGCCGGGCGCATCGACGACACATTCCGCGCGCCGATGCTGAAGGTCACCGGCGGGGAGATCTTCCTGGTCGCCGGGATCATGGACTATCTGCGCGAGCAGGCCGCCCAGCACGAGGTACTGATCGTCCAGACCAACGGAGTGCTGGTCCGCGAGGAGCACCTCGAGGAACTCCGCGGCTGGAAGAACGTGGTCCTTCAGGTGTCGCTGGACAGCCACCTGTTCTCCGGCAACTCACACCGGGTGCAGACCGAATCGCTGCACGGCAAGGTGTTGCGCCGGATCGAGACGATCCTCGACAGCGGCCTGCCGGTGGAGATCTACGGCGTGCTGAACGACCGCAGCGCCCCCGAGGCGCCGGCGTTCGCCCGCTGGCTCGCGGACCGGGAGCGCCCGCCGACCTTCTTCCCGTTCCCGGTGCGGGGCCCCGACTCCGAGCGGTTCGCGATGCGGCCGGACCAGATCGTCCATATCGAGGAGCTGGTCGAGCGCTACGACGAGTTGGCGGCGGTGCTGCCGCCCCGCCCCTACTTCGACCGGCTCTTGTCGTTCCTGCGGGAGGGCGAGCGGACCTTCCGCTGCCATCTGCCGCGCCTGGTCATCTCGACCTTCAGCGACGGCATGGTGACCCCGTGCCCGAACATCTGGTTCTCCAACATGGGCAATCTGCTGGAGGACGACCACGCCGAGTCGTTGCGGCGGGTCGGCGAGACCGGCCTGTACACGGCGCTGCTGGCCGAGCGGCCCCGGCTCAACGCGTGCAAGGGCTGCTTCACGCCCTGGGACACGCTGTCGATGTACTTCGAGGACGAGATCACCCTCGATGAGCTGTGCCAGGCCCCCACCTACGCCCCGCCGGTGATCCGGGAGCTGATCGCCGAGCGCAAGCGCCTCTACAAGGAGGGGCGCGACGGGGTGAGCTGCGGTGGCTGA